In Terriglobia bacterium, one DNA window encodes the following:
- a CDS encoding IS1595 family transposase translates to MQMEVIPNFRAETLNDFIHRNVTSGSTVYTDGLGGFAGLEAIGYKHVPRTQPMATELRKGAKPVVPLADRAIGNLKQWLLGTHHGVSRRHLQVYLDEFVFRHNRRKHPMASFQTLLGLGSARGPMAYETIIGAKDLHHNI, encoded by the coding sequence TTGCAGATGGAGGTTATTCCAAACTTTAGGGCGGAAACCCTGAACGACTTCATCCATAGGAATGTTACTTCCGGCTCGACGGTATACACCGATGGGCTGGGGGGCTTCGCTGGCCTGGAAGCAATTGGTTATAAGCACGTTCCTCGTACTCAACCCATGGCCACCGAACTCCGAAAGGGCGCCAAGCCGGTAGTTCCATTGGCTGATCGTGCAATTGGCAATTTAAAGCAATGGCTCCTTGGGACACACCACGGGGTGAGTCGCCGGCACCTCCAAGTCTACCTGGATGAATTCGTCTTTCGACATAATCGGCGAAAACACCCCATGGCCTCCTTTCAGACCCTTCTTGGTCTCGGAAGTGCCCGCGGGCCTATGGCGTACGAGACCATAATCGGGGCGAAGGATCTGCACCACAACATTTAG